A single Lactuca sativa cultivar Salinas chromosome 8, Lsat_Salinas_v11, whole genome shotgun sequence DNA region contains:
- the LOC122195339 gene encoding putative F-box protein At1g47790: MEKLPGGVLSNILIRLLAKQLTQMRLVCKTWNALLSESSFIKSHLHHSIHNNNNNNNNKDDEILLFFEKAIIDYFSSTGPLTARSCGSPRLEVSNFMKLELPIDPQHEKQKPMINVVGSVNGLICFSYVSKHGYFIRIWNPSLSASLTLPRSSLSDQTHHPYFDPKTDDYKVVEVSSSFFFLEPAARETQPHPQVDVYSMRKGSWESASQRIPSHIKMFLYRDDVCVDGRIHLALCY, encoded by the coding sequence ATGGAGAAGCTCCCGGGCGGCGTTTTATCAAATATACTCATCCGCTTATTAGCGAAACAGCTTACTCAAATGAGACTCGTGTGTAAAACTTGGAATGCTCTCTTGTCTGAATCCTCCTTTATAAAATCTCACCTCCATCATTCAAtccataacaacaacaacaacaacaacaacaaggatGATGAGATTCTTTTGTTCTTTGAGAAGGCGATTATTGACTATTTTTCTAGTACAGGTCCATTAACAGCACGCTCCTGTGGTTCTCCCCGTCTGGAAGTCAGTAATTTCATGAAACTTGAACTCCCAATTGATCCCCAACATGAAAAGCAAAAGCCTATGATCAATGTGGTTGGGTCTGTGAATGGCTTAATATGCTTTTCTTACGTATCAAAACATGGTTATTTCATTCGCATTTGGAATCCTTCTCTCTCGGCATCGTTAACTCTCCCGCGTTCTTCTTTGTCGGACCAAACCCATCACCCGTATTTTGATCCGAAAACTGATGATTACAAAGTTGTTGAGGTGAGTTCATCTTTTTTCTTCCTAGAACCAGCCGCCAGGGAAACACAACCACATCCACAAGTTGATGTGTATAGCATGAGAAAGGGTTCCTGGGAGTCAGCATCCCAAAGGATTCCTTCCCACATCAAAATGTTTTTGTATCGAGACGATGTTTGTGTGGATGGGCGTATTCATTTGGCTTTGTGTTACTGA